From a single Haemorhous mexicanus isolate bHaeMex1 chromosome 29, bHaeMex1.pri, whole genome shotgun sequence genomic region:
- the FEM1A gene encoding protein fem-1 homolog A, translating to MDLRTAVYNAARDGKLKLLQKLLGSRSREELEALTAGPGGGGGPGAGSTPLLIAARHGHLEVVEYLLDHCGARVEEGGSVSFDGETIEGAPPLWAASAAGHLGVVRSLLDHGASVNQTTLTNSTPLRAACFDGHLEIVRYLVGERGADLEVANRHGHTCLMISCYKGHREIARYLLEKGADVNRRSVKGNTALHDCAESGSLEILQLLLRSKARMEKDGYGMTPLLAASVTGHTNIVEYLIQGGLQQDEAAGGQSGTCASGGSHQRGCSEEGCEGCGASASSPDEVPNVFCTREAAVEALELLGATFVDKKRDLLGAHKYWRRAMELRCGGGKYLPKPEPRQLVLAYDYSREVSSLEELEALITDPDEMRMQALLIRERILGPSHPDTSYYIRYRGAVYADSGNFERCINLWKYALDMQQGNLEPLSPMTASSFLSFAELYSYVLQDRSKGTLATHLGFSDLIGVLSKGVREVERALVHGKDPVADSAQFTKTLAIILHLVFLLEKVECTPEQEHQKRQTIYRLLKCSPRAKNGFTLLHMAVDKDTTTVGRYPVGKFPSLHVVNLLLECGADPDSRDYDNNTPLHVAARNNCPLIMSALMEAGAHMDATNAFKQTAYELLDEKLLTKSTMQPFNYITLQCLAARALDKHKIPYKGFIPEELEAFIELH from the coding sequence ATGGACCTGCGCACGGCCGTGTACAATGCGGCTCGAGACGGGAAGCTGAAGttgctgcagaagctgctgggcAGCCGCAGCCgggaggagctggaagcactgacggcggggcccggcggcgggggcggccccggggccggcAGCACCCCGCTGCTGATCGCGGCCCGGCACGGCCATCTGGAGGTGGTGGAGTACCTGCTGGATCACTGCGGGGCCCGCGTGGAGGAGGGCGGCTCCGTCAGCTTCGACGGTGAGACCATCGAGGGGGCCCCGCCGCTGTGGGCGGCCTCGGCTGCGGGACACCTGGGCGTGGTGCGGAGCCTGCTGGACCACGGCGCCTCGGTGAACCAGACCACGCTGACCAACTCCACGCCGCTTCGGGCCGCCTGCTTCGATGGGCACCTGGAGATCGTGCGGTACCTGGTGGGCGAACGCGGGGCCGACCTGGAGGTGGCCAACCGGCACGGCCACACGTGCTTGATGATTTCCTGCTACAAAGGGCACCGGGAGATCGCCCGGTACTTGCTGGAGAAAGGGGCCGACGTGAACCGGCGCAGCGTGAAGGGAAACACGGCCTTGCACGACTGCGCCGAGTCGGGCAGCCTggagatcctgcagctgctgctccgcTCCAAGGCCCGCATGGAGAAGGACGGCTATGGCATGACCCCTCTGCTCGCCGCCAGCGTCACCGGCCACACCAACATCGTGGAGTACCTGATCCagggggggctgcagcaggacgAGGCTGCGGGGGGCCAGAGTGGGACCTGCGCCTCAGGTGGGAGCCATCAGAGGGGCTGCAGTGAAGAGGGCTGCGAGGGCTGCGGTGCTTCGGCTTCCAGTCCGGACGAGGTCCCAAACGTGTTCTGCACTCGAGAGGCTGCCGTGGAAgcgctggagctgctgggtgccACGTTTGTGGACAAGAAACGAGACCTGTTGGGAGCCCACAAGTACTGGCGCAGGGCGATGGAGCTGCGCTGCGGGGGCGGGAAGTACCTGCCTAAGCCCGAGCCCCGGCAGCTGGTGCTGGCCTACGACTACTCGCGGGAGGTGAGctctctggaggagctggaagcccTGATCACGGACCCCGACGAGATGCGCATGCAGGCGCTGCTGATCCGGGAGCGCATCCTGGGCCCTTCCCACCCCGACACCTCCTACTACATCCGGTACCGCGGGGCCGTCTACGCCGACTCGGGCAACTTCGAGCGCTGCATTAACCTGTGGAAGTACGCCCTGGACATGCAGCAAGGCAACCTGGAGCCCCTCAGCCCCATGACTGCCAgcagtttcctttcctttgccgAGCTTTACTCCTACGTGCTCCAGGACCGTTCCAAAGGCACTTTAGCCACCCACCTGGGCTTCTCCGACCTCATCGGGGTGCTGAGCAAGGGGGTCCGGGAGGTGGAGAGGGCCCTGGTGCACGGCAAGGACCCCGTGGCTGACTCGGCACAGTTCACCAAGACGCTGGCCATCATTCTGCAcctggttttcctgctggagaagGTGGAGTGCACCCCGGAGCAGGAGCACCAGAAGCGCCAGACCATCTATCGCCTGCTCAAGTGCAGCCCCCGCGCCAAGAACGGCTTCACCCTCCTGCACATGGCCGTGGACAAAGACACCACCACGGTGGGGCGGTACCCCGTGGGCAAATTCCCATCCCTGCACGTGGTGAACTTGCTGCTGGAGTGCGGGGCGGACCCAGACAGCCGGGACTATGACAACAACACCCCCCTGCACGTGGCTGCCCGCAACAACTGCCCGCTGATCATGAGTGCCCTGATGGAGGCCGGGGCACACATGGACGCCACCAACGCCTTCAAGCAGACGGCCTACGAGCTGCTGGACGAGAAGCTGCTCACCAAGAGCACCATGCAGCCCTTCAACTACATCACCCTCCAGTGCCTTGCTGCTCGCGCCCTGGACAAGCACAAGATTCCCTACAAGGGATTCATCCCCGAGGAGCTGGAAGCCTTCATTGAGCTGCACTAG
- the TICAM1 gene encoding TIR domain-containing adapter molecule 1 — protein sequence MAQSAELQPSFEDVFNILSQAPTEKLLSLKLKLKHLIPGPCNKLLQAMVLLTLGQETDARICLDALRDNRAAQYIQQIKLGTAGVQEDREDLQPPQLDAGAVALLAQVYTVLAQEQLCSPEARDKACLASKDTQQGTFNNIPPKEQDKRGSAGSGGSGDRFGMLRSHEDAGFPHTATSHWMVRSSPVEIRGNSDLSGPRTLCSVGSSSLSSCLEISASPTVAFHTQPSVPECVPWPSRAGHLNRDTESHGPEESSWASTPSPPPGQGTAAQGPQPEKVLQVGPCPPTPLPIPKTPLPSEPAQSSDVSSTVTEPHTPREKQDDKQDEKQDEKQDDKQLSADVPDSRAAGDTAPAPVSIQDSNTPAGIPCNTARASISTCSLPPPTYSFSPTLPPLQESPSKLSYPPPLHSSPSPARPPAPPAMDPSEPDGAKFFTFVILHASEDEIVAQQVKDLLESMGVSNGATLSEDFFIAGRSHMLCFQEAMENSAFMILLLTKNFPCNLCLYQTDTALMQSILDPSKQDSVIPFLPKANALECSQIPRMLSVLVTLNESSPLFSKNVQKTFNPKKIREKKAMWDQRRKLQARWEQHQAQQNLAVLSLGSPPWVPPAAPRPWPPGPAAQPWCPPAPMHPPPAQRGPPPSQAQLPPGHYNLTAGQAGMPALIIHNARMVQIGNHNVMQVETAPPGPGHSQEQARHNL from the coding sequence ATGGCACAGagcgctgagctgcagcccagcttcGAGGACGTGTTCAACATTCTGTCCCAGGCCCCAACAGAGAAACTGCTGAGTCTCAAACTCAAACTGAAGCACCTGATACCTGGGCCCTGCAACAAGTTACTGCAAGCTATGGTCCTGCTTACTCTGGGGCAAGAAACGGATGCAAGAATTTGTCTGGATGCCTTGAGGGATAACCGGGCAGCCCAGTACATCCAGCAGATCAaactgggcactgcaggagtgcaggaggacagggaggatttgcagcctccccagctggatgcaggtgctgtggcactgctggcacaggtgtacacagtgctggcacaggaacaGCTGTGCAGTCCTGAGGCCAGGGACAAAGCCTGCCTTGCCAGCAAGGACACTCAGCAGGGGACGTTCAACAACATCCCTCCCAAGGAACAGGACAAAcggggctctgcaggcagcgGGGGCTCAGGGGACAGGTTTGGGATGCTGAGATCCCATGAGGATGCAGGATTTCCCCACACAGCCACCTCCCACTGGATGGTGAGGAGCTCACCAGTGGAGATCAGAGGCAACTCAGACCTTTCAGGCCCACGGACCCTGTGCTCTGTGGGGAGCTCCTCCCTGTCCAGCTGTTTGGAGATCAGTGCATCACCAACAGTTGCTTTTCACACCCAGCCCTCTGTCCCCGAGTGTGTCCCCTGGCCCAGCCGTGCTGGACACCTCaacagggacacagagagccATGGCCCAGAGGAATCCAGCTGggccagcactcccagccctccccctgggcagggcacagctgcccaagGGCCCCAGCCAGAGAAGGTTCTGCAGGtcggtccctgtccccccacccctctccccattcccaaGACACCGCTGCCCTCGGAGCCTGCCCAAAGCAGTGACGTGTCCAGCACAGTGACAGAGCCTCACACCccaagggaaaagcaggatgaCAAGCAGGATGAAAAGCAGGATGAAAAGCAGGATGACAAGCAACTATCTGCTGATGTCCCTGACTCAAGGGCTGCAGGGGATACTGCTCCTGCCCCCGTGTCCATACAGGACTCCAACACTCCAGCAGGCATTCCCTGTAACACTGCACGTGCTTCTATTTCAACctgctcccttcctcctcccacttATTCCTTCTCCCCaactcttcctcctcttcaggaatctCCCTCCAAACTATCATATCCCCCTCCCCTGCATTCATCCCCCTCTCCAGCCAggcctcctgctcccccagccatGGATCCATCAGAGCCAGATGGTGCCAAGTTCTTCACGTTTGTTATCCTGCACGCCAGTGAAGATGAGATTGTGGCCCAGCAGGTCAAGGACCTGCTGGAGAGCATGGGGGTGTCCAACGGTGCCACGCTCAGTGAGGATTTCTTCATCGCCGGGCGCAGCCACATGCTTTGCTTCCAGGAGGCCATGGAAAACTCTGCCTTCATGATCCTCCTGCTGACCAAGAACTTTCCCTGCAACCTGTGCCTGTACCAGACAGACACTGCTCTGATGCAGTCCATCCTGGACCCCTCCAAGCAAGACTCAGTCATCCCATTTCTACCCAAGGCAAACGCCCTGGAGTGCAGCCAGATCCCCAGGATGCTCAGCGTGCTCGTCACCCTGAATGAGagctctcctctcttctccaagAATGTGCAGAAGACTTTTAACCCCAAGAAGATCAGGGAGAAGAAAGCCATGTGGGACCAGAGAAGGAAGCTCCAGGCACGCTGGGAACAGCACCAAGCCCAGCAGAActtggctgtgctcagcctgggctCCCCTCCCTGGGTGCCTCCAGCAGCGCCACGGCCGTGGCCACCAGGGCCTGCAGCCCAACCCTGGTGTCCTCCTGCCCCCATGCACCCCCCTCCTGCTCAGAGGGGTCCTCCCCCTTCCCAAGCACAGCTGCCCCCAGGCCACTACAACCTCACAGCAGGCCAGGCAGGGATGCCAGCCCTCATCATCCACAACGCCCGCATGGTTCAGATCGGGAACCACAACGTGATGCAGGTGGAAACTGCCCCACCCgggccagggcacagccaggagcaagCCAGGCACAACCTCTGA
- the LOC132339665 gene encoding perilipin-3-like isoform X1, whose amino-acid sequence MASGKTPTPALLKAEEQQSVSAVNRVTSLPLLNSAFNLVSSAYNHTKESHPCLSGVCSMAETVAAVAVGSVVGGAQPILSQLEPQIALVNEYACKGLDQLEENLPFLQQPADKVISDTKQLVATKVTSAMDAACEAKEAVADKVTEAVDLTKNVVGDSVKLTRSVVTSTVSSAVEAAQGAKELVTSKVTEAVDVTKHMVEDSVDRTKSAVASTIVNAVEAAQGAKELVASKVTEAVDLSKHLVEDSVDRTKSAVTSTITAAVGAAQGAKELVANKVTDAVDKVTKAVDVTKHMVEDSVDLTKSAVASTIVSAVEAAQGAKELVTDKVTKAVDLSKHIVEDSVDLTKSAVASTIVNAVEAAQGAKELMASKVTEAVDVTKHTVEDSIDRTKSAVASTITAAVGAAQGAKDLVANKVTEAVDLTKGAVQDSVEKTKSVVTSTVSTALDAAYGTITSKINTALEQGREVLQEGVEMTNSVVTNSISKARAVSQAVAGGVESVLGMSEDLVDHYLPMTEEELGKLATTVQGFGVASVEEQKRQRSYFVRLGSLSGRVRHRAYQHSLAKLQGFRHRTQDTLARLQLAIKLIESVKQEVGQKLLEGQEKLHQLWVDWSLTQPKGNQVRTACQAEVEPRTLAMLRIITQQLPPAYHRLKLSIHGLPSSIQEAVSRATRHIHKLHSSFSRAVSFQDLSRTTLARSQDRVAEARRSLDVLLEYVTHNTPLNWIVGPFRAMAEVAQDSRRHKKEEMRSDRKLPELEKAPLSQEVTKAPEEPKGTNRLSDKWCEVLEKLEEKAGKDTEVALAAKEIKTSTAEEDL is encoded by the exons ATGGCCTCAGGCAAGACcccaaccccagccctgctgaaggctgaggagcagcagagtgtG AGCGCTGTCAATCGAGTCACCAGCCTGCCCTTGCTCAATTCTGCCTTCAACCTGGTCTCCTCTGCCTACAACCACACCAAGGAGTCCCACCCCTGCCTCAGTGGTGTCTGCAGCATGGCTGAGACCGTGGCTGCCGTGGCTGTGGGCAGTGTGGTCGGAGGGGCACAGCCCATCCTGAGCCAGCTCGAGCCACAGA TTGCTCTTGTGAATGAATATGCCTGTAAAGGTCTGGATCAGCTGGAGGAGAAcctgcccttcctgcagcagccagcagacaAG GTGATCTCAGACACCAAGCAGCTGGTGGCCACCAAAGTGACATCTGCTATGGACGCTGCCTGTGAGGCCAAGGAAGCAGTGGCTGACAAAGTCACTGAAGCTGTGGACCTCACTAAAAATGTTGTTGGGGACAGTGTCAAGCTGACCAGGTCTGTGGTCACCTCCActgtcagcagtgctgtggaggCTGCCCAGGGTGCCAAGGAGCTGGTGACCAGCAAGGTGACAGAGGCTGTGGATGTCACCAAGCACATGGTGGAGGACAGTGTTGACAGGACCAAGTCTGCTGTTGCCTCTACGATTGTCAATGCAGtggaggctgcccagggggcCAAGGAGCTGGTGGCCAGCAAGGTGACAGAGGCTGTGGACCTCAGTAAGCACCTTGTGGAGGACAGTGTTGACAGGACCAAGTCTGCTGTGACTTCCACCATCACTGCAGCCGtaggggctgcccagggagccaAGGAGCTGGTGGCCAACAAGGTGACAGATGCTGTGGACAAGGTCACCAAAGCTGTGGATGTCACCAAGCACATGGTGGAGGACAGTGTTGACCTGACCAAGTCTGCAGTGGCTTCCACGATTGTCAGTGCTGTGGAGGCTGCTCAAGGGGCCAAGGAGCTGGTGACAGACAAGGTGACCAAGGCAGTGGACCTCAGTAAACACATTGTAGAAGACAGTGTTGACCTGACCAAGTCTGCAGTTGCCTCTACAATTGTCAATGCAGTGGAGGCTGCCCAGGGTGCCAAGGAGCTGATGGCCAGCAAGGTGACAGAGGCCGTGGATGTCACCAAGCACACGGTGGAGGACAGCATTGACAGGACCAAGTCTGCTGTTGCTTCCACCATCACTGCAGCTgtgggggctgcccagggggccAAGGACCTGGTGGCCAACAAGGTGACCGAAGCAGTGGACCTGACCAAAGGGGCTGTTCAAGACAGTGTTGAGAAGACCAAGTCTGTGGTCACCTCTACGGTCAGTACAGCTCTGGATGCTGCCTATGGCACCATCACCAGCAAGATcaacacagccctggagcagggcagggaggttCTCCAGGAGGGTGTGGAGATGACCAACTCAGTGGTGACCAACAGCATAAGCAAAGCCAGGGCTGTGAGCCAGGCAGTGGCTGGAGGTGTGGAATCTGTCCTGGGAATGTCAGAAGATCTGGTGGATCATTACCTCCCAATGACTGAGGAGGAACTAG GTAAACTGGCCACCACGGTGCAGGGCTTTGGCGTGGCCTCCGTGGAGGAGCAGAAGAGGCAGCGGAGTTACTTTGTGCGCCTGGGCTCGCTGTCGGGCCGGGTCCGGCACCGAGCCTaccagcactccctggccaagcTGCAGGGCTTCAGGCACCGCACCCAGGACACCCTGGCACGGCTGCAGCTGGCAATCAAACTG ATTGAATCTGTGAAACAGGAGGTCGgccagaagctgctggaggggcaggagaagCTCCATCAGCTGTGGGTGGACTGGAGCCTGACGCAGCCCAAAGGAAACCAAGTCAGAACGGCGTGCCAGGCAGAG GTGGAGCCGCGCACTCTGGCCATGCTGAGGATCATCACCCAGCAGCTCCCGCCCGCCTACCACCGCCTCAAGCTCAGCATCCACGGcctccccagcagcatccaggaaGCCGTGTCTCGGGCCACTCGACACATCCACAAGCTCCACAGCTCTttctccagggctgtgtccttCCAGGACCTCTCCAGAACCACCCTGGCCCGGAGCCAGGACCGTGTGGCAGAGGCCCGGAGGTCCCTCGATGTCCTCCTTGAGTATGTCACTCACAACACCCCTCTGAACTGGATTGTGGGGCCCTTCAGGGCCATGGCTGAGGTGGCACAGGACAGCAGAAGGCACAAGAAGGAAGAGATGAGGAGTGACAGAAAATTACCCGAGTTGGAAAAGGCCCCACTGTCACAGGAGGTGACAAAGGCACCTGAAGAGCCAAAGGGAACCAACAGGCTCTCAGACAAATGGTGTGAAGTGCTAGAGAAGCtggaggagaaggcagggaaggACACAGAGGTGGCCCTGGCCGCAAAGGAGataaaaaccagcacagcagaggaagaTCTCTGA
- the LOC132339665 gene encoding perilipin-3-like isoform X2, whose protein sequence is MDAACEAKEAVADKVTEAVDLTKNVVGDSVKLTRSVVTSTVSSAVEAAQGAKELVTSKVTEAVDVTKHMVEDSVDRTKSAVASTIVNAVEAAQGAKELVASKVTEAVDLSKHLVEDSVDRTKSAVTSTITAAVGAAQGAKELVANKVTDAVDKVTKAVDVTKHMVEDSVDLTKSAVASTIVSAVEAAQGAKELVTDKVTKAVDLSKHIVEDSVDLTKSAVASTIVNAVEAAQGAKELMASKVTEAVDVTKHTVEDSIDRTKSAVASTITAAVGAAQGAKDLVANKVTEAVDLTKGAVQDSVEKTKSVVTSTVSTALDAAYGTITSKINTALEQGREVLQEGVEMTNSVVTNSISKARAVSQAVAGGVESVLGMSEDLVDHYLPMTEEELGKLATTVQGFGVASVEEQKRQRSYFVRLGSLSGRVRHRAYQHSLAKLQGFRHRTQDTLARLQLAIKLIESVKQEVGQKLLEGQEKLHQLWVDWSLTQPKGNQVRTACQAEVEPRTLAMLRIITQQLPPAYHRLKLSIHGLPSSIQEAVSRATRHIHKLHSSFSRAVSFQDLSRTTLARSQDRVAEARRSLDVLLEYVTHNTPLNWIVGPFRAMAEVAQDSRRHKKEEMRSDRKLPELEKAPLSQEVTKAPEEPKGTNRLSDKWCEVLEKLEEKAGKDTEVALAAKEIKTSTAEEDL, encoded by the exons ATGGACGCTGCCTGTGAGGCCAAGGAAGCAGTGGCTGACAAAGTCACTGAAGCTGTGGACCTCACTAAAAATGTTGTTGGGGACAGTGTCAAGCTGACCAGGTCTGTGGTCACCTCCActgtcagcagtgctgtggaggCTGCCCAGGGTGCCAAGGAGCTGGTGACCAGCAAGGTGACAGAGGCTGTGGATGTCACCAAGCACATGGTGGAGGACAGTGTTGACAGGACCAAGTCTGCTGTTGCCTCTACGATTGTCAATGCAGtggaggctgcccagggggcCAAGGAGCTGGTGGCCAGCAAGGTGACAGAGGCTGTGGACCTCAGTAAGCACCTTGTGGAGGACAGTGTTGACAGGACCAAGTCTGCTGTGACTTCCACCATCACTGCAGCCGtaggggctgcccagggagccaAGGAGCTGGTGGCCAACAAGGTGACAGATGCTGTGGACAAGGTCACCAAAGCTGTGGATGTCACCAAGCACATGGTGGAGGACAGTGTTGACCTGACCAAGTCTGCAGTGGCTTCCACGATTGTCAGTGCTGTGGAGGCTGCTCAAGGGGCCAAGGAGCTGGTGACAGACAAGGTGACCAAGGCAGTGGACCTCAGTAAACACATTGTAGAAGACAGTGTTGACCTGACCAAGTCTGCAGTTGCCTCTACAATTGTCAATGCAGTGGAGGCTGCCCAGGGTGCCAAGGAGCTGATGGCCAGCAAGGTGACAGAGGCCGTGGATGTCACCAAGCACACGGTGGAGGACAGCATTGACAGGACCAAGTCTGCTGTTGCTTCCACCATCACTGCAGCTgtgggggctgcccagggggccAAGGACCTGGTGGCCAACAAGGTGACCGAAGCAGTGGACCTGACCAAAGGGGCTGTTCAAGACAGTGTTGAGAAGACCAAGTCTGTGGTCACCTCTACGGTCAGTACAGCTCTGGATGCTGCCTATGGCACCATCACCAGCAAGATcaacacagccctggagcagggcagggaggttCTCCAGGAGGGTGTGGAGATGACCAACTCAGTGGTGACCAACAGCATAAGCAAAGCCAGGGCTGTGAGCCAGGCAGTGGCTGGAGGTGTGGAATCTGTCCTGGGAATGTCAGAAGATCTGGTGGATCATTACCTCCCAATGACTGAGGAGGAACTAG GTAAACTGGCCACCACGGTGCAGGGCTTTGGCGTGGCCTCCGTGGAGGAGCAGAAGAGGCAGCGGAGTTACTTTGTGCGCCTGGGCTCGCTGTCGGGCCGGGTCCGGCACCGAGCCTaccagcactccctggccaagcTGCAGGGCTTCAGGCACCGCACCCAGGACACCCTGGCACGGCTGCAGCTGGCAATCAAACTG ATTGAATCTGTGAAACAGGAGGTCGgccagaagctgctggaggggcaggagaagCTCCATCAGCTGTGGGTGGACTGGAGCCTGACGCAGCCCAAAGGAAACCAAGTCAGAACGGCGTGCCAGGCAGAG GTGGAGCCGCGCACTCTGGCCATGCTGAGGATCATCACCCAGCAGCTCCCGCCCGCCTACCACCGCCTCAAGCTCAGCATCCACGGcctccccagcagcatccaggaaGCCGTGTCTCGGGCCACTCGACACATCCACAAGCTCCACAGCTCTttctccagggctgtgtccttCCAGGACCTCTCCAGAACCACCCTGGCCCGGAGCCAGGACCGTGTGGCAGAGGCCCGGAGGTCCCTCGATGTCCTCCTTGAGTATGTCACTCACAACACCCCTCTGAACTGGATTGTGGGGCCCTTCAGGGCCATGGCTGAGGTGGCACAGGACAGCAGAAGGCACAAGAAGGAAGAGATGAGGAGTGACAGAAAATTACCCGAGTTGGAAAAGGCCCCACTGTCACAGGAGGTGACAAAGGCACCTGAAGAGCCAAAGGGAACCAACAGGCTCTCAGACAAATGGTGTGAAGTGCTAGAGAAGCtggaggagaaggcagggaaggACACAGAGGTGGCCCTGGCCGCAAAGGAGataaaaaccagcacagcagaggaagaTCTCTGA